From the Ensifer adhaerens genome, the window CTTCATGAGCGAACATAATCCCTACGGAACGATGCATGCGACGACCATCATCACGGTACGCAAGGATGGCAAGGTGGTCATGGCCGGCGACGGCCAGGTGAGCCTCGGCCAGACCGTGATGAAGAGCAACGCGCGCAAGGTGCGGCGCCTCGCCAAGGGTGACGTCATTGCCGGCTTTGCCGGCGCCACCGCCGATGCCTTCACGCTGCTGGAACGGCTTGAGGCCAAGCTCGAGCAATATCCCGACCAGCTGATGCGCGCCGCCGTCGAGCTTGCCAAGGACTGGCGCACCAACAAGTATCTGCGCAATCTCGAAGCGATGATGCTGGTGGCCGACAAGTCGATCACGCTGGCGATCACCGGCAATGGCGACGTTCTCGAACCCGAGCACGGCACCATCGCCATCGGATCGGGTGGCAACTACGCCTTTGCGGCGGCCCGCGCCCTGATGGACAGCGACAAGTCGGCCGAGGATATCGCCCGTAGGGCGCTGCAGATCGCCGGTGACATCTGCGTCTATACGAACCACAATATCGTGGTGGAGACGCTGGATGCCGAATGAGCCCGCGCATGTCAGTTTCGTGCCGGTGGCCAATAGCCACCTGCCGCTACTGCATGCCTGGCTGAGCGAACCGCATGTGCGGCAATGGTGGGGCGATCCGGATAAGGAAGTGGAGCTGATCCGCGAGGGCTGTGCCACTGGAGAAGTGGAAGGCTTCATCTTCCACGTGGCCGGCGAGCCGGCGGGCTATATCCAGTCGTGGGTGCCGGCCCAGTACCCGGACGACGAGCCCTGGGCGAAGGACATGCCGGACGATGTGCCCGGTATCGACATCTTCATCGGCCCGGCGGAACTGACAGGCAGGGGCGTCGCGTCGCTGGCGGTCAGGGCCTTTGCCGAGCGGCTCTTTGCCGCCGGCGCGCCGCGCGTCGTGATCGACCCCGATGCCGGCAACCGTCGGGCGGTCAGCGCCTACGCCAAGGCCGGTTTCGTGCCCTATGCAGAATGGATTGATGCATCCGGCCGCACGCTCCTGATGGAGTTGACGCGGACCGAGTTTGAGAGGACTACATGAGTACGTTTTCACCCAGAGAAATCGTGTCGGAACTCGACCGTTTCATCATCGGCCAGAACGACGCAAAGCGCGCCGTGGCCATCGCGCTGCGCAACCGCTGGCGCCGCCAGCAGCTCGGTGATGAACTGCGCGACGAGGTGATGCCGAAGAACATCCTGATGATCGGCCCGACGGGTGTCGGCAAGACCGAGATTTCGAGGCGCCTGGCCAAGCTCGCCGGTGCGCCCTTCGTCAAGGTCGAGGCGACCAAGTTCACCGAGGTCGGTTATGTCGGCCGCGACGTCGAGCAGATCATCCGCGATCTCGTCGAGGTTGGTATCGGTCTCGTGCGCGAAAAGCGCCGCGCCGAGGTCAAGGCGAAGGCCCACCAGAATGCTGAAGAGCGCGTGCTCGACGCGTTGGTCGGCGCCACGGCGTCACCAGCGACGCGGGATTCGTTCCGCAAGAAGCTCCGCGCCAACGAACTCGACGACAAGGAAATCGAGATCGACATCGCCGAGAGCGGTGCGCCCGGCGGCTTCGAGATTCCGGGCATGCCCGGCGCCAATATCGGCGTCCTGAACCTCTCGGAAATGTTCGGCAAGGCAATGGGCGGTCGCACCAAGAAGGTCAAGACGACCGTCAAGGCTTCCTATGGCATGTTGATCGACGACGAGTCCGATAAGCTGCTCGACAACGAGCAGATCCAGCGCGAGGCCATGAAAGCGGTCGAGGACGACGGCATCGTCTTCCTCGACGAGATCGACAAGATCGCCTCGCGCGAGGGCGGCATGGGTGCGGGCGTATCACGCGAAGGCGTGCAGCGGGACCTGCTGCCGCTCGTCGAAGGTACGACCGTCGCGACGAAGTATGGGCCGGTCAAGACCGACCACATCCTCTTTATCGCGTCCGGCGCCTTCCACGTGGCCAAGCCCTCGGACCTGCTGCCGGAATTGCAGGGCCGTCTGCCGATCCGCGTCGAGCTTCGTGCGCTGACCAAGGAAGACTTCCGCCGCATCCTGACGGAGACCGAGGCAAGCCTCATCCGCCAGTACAAGGCGCTCCTGGATACTGAAGAGGTCAAGCTCGACTTCACCGACGATGCGATCGATGCGCTCGCCGATGTCGCGGTACAGCTGAACGCCACTGTCGAGAACATCGGCGCCCGCCGGCTGCAGACGGTGATGGAGCGTGTGTTGGACGAAATCTCGTTCAATGCGCCCGACCGTGCCGGCCACGAGGTGACGATTGACGCCGAATATGTGCGCAAGCATGTCGGCGATCTCGCCGCCAATACCGATCTGTCGCGCTACATCCTGTGACATTTCGGTCGTAGGTCATGCAAACGCCCGCAACCCTGAATGTGCAGGCCGCCTGTCTCTCGACAGGCGGCCTCATTTTTTCTAACACGGAGACGGTCACCGATCGTGGTTCGGGCATTTTTCCGACATGATCTTGGCGTAGGAGCCGCCCCGCCGACCAAGGCAGCCTCCACCAGTCATAGGAAGAAGAGATCGTGCGTTTCACCGCCTGCATGCTCGCTATCGCCACGTTTTGCCTGACCGCAAGCCAGTCAATCGCAGCGACCGCCGTTCCGCCGGGAAACCGCAATGTCGAGCAGCCCGGTATCCCCGGTGCATCCGTGCGCCGCACCAAGGCCGGCCGCACCTCCTTCGACGCCAAGTTCGAGAAAGTCCGCGATCTGCTTGCGACCGACAAGCAGCTGATGAGCAAGATCAAGTCCGTGTCGCGCGCCTATGGCATCGCCCCGATCCATATGGTCGGCGCCATCGTCGGCGAGCACACCTACAACGTCGATGCCTACGACCGGCTGCAGTCCTACTACGTCAAGGCGGCTGCCTATGCCGGCAACAGCTTCCAGTTCGGCTACGACGGTGAAACCGTCACCGAATTCGTGGCGCGCCCGCAATTTGCCGAGTGCGGCGCCAAGAAGGGCGCCTATGCGCTCTGGAGCTGCCGCGAACGCGTCTGGAACAATGAGTTCCGCGGCAAATCGGTGGGCGGCAAGTCCTTCCCGAACAACCGCTTCAGCGCCGTCTTCTTCCAGCCGTTCTTCGCTGGCCAGACCTTCGGCCTCGGCCAGATCAACCCGCTGACCGCACTGATGCTGACCGACATCGTTGCCAAGACCTCGGGCTATGAGCAACTCGACGAAAAGAATGCCGCCGGCGTCTATGAGGCGATCATGGATCCGGATGTGTCGCTCGCCTATATGGCGGCCTCGATCCGCCATTCGATCGACGTCTACAAATCGATCGCCGGTGTCGATATCTCCAACAATCCCGGGGTGACAGCGACGCTCTACAATGTCGGCAACCCGGACGGTCGCGCCGCAGCGCTTGCCGCCAAGATCCAGAGCGGCCAGGCGCAATGGCCGGAGGAGAACTATTACGGCTGGCTCGTCAACGACAAGCTTTCGGAGCTCGAAAGCTTGCTGTGATTCACGTGAAGCACTTTCCTTGATTGCGCCGTAAAAACCTGAAATCATTGGCGCAATCGAGAAAGGCAATCACCATGGACATGCGTCCGGAGCCCTTCGAACCGCCGGCTCCCGTTCCTCGCGTGGGCATCCCTTCCTACCTGAAGATCATCAGGACGGTCTTGCGCAATCCGCTCGAGCTATGGGGCGAGCCGTCCTATACGTTGCCCTGGATCGAGACGAAGTTCGTCACCCAGCGCACCCTGATCGTCAACGATCCCGGCCTCATCCGTCATATCCTCGTCGACAATGTCAGCAACTACGAGATGTCGAAGGTGCGCCGGCTGATCCTCAGGCCGATCCTGCGTGACGGCCTGCTGACGGCCGAAGGCGAGGTCTGGAAGCGTTCGCGCAAGGCCATGGCGCCGGTGTTCACGCCGCGCCACGCCAAGGGTTTTGCCGGCCAGATGCTGCGGAGCGCCGAAGCATTCGTCGAGCGCTACGCCGGAGCCAGGAAGGCTCCGTTCACGACCAATGTCGCCAACGACATGACGGAACTGACATTCGACATCCTGGCCGAAACGCTGTTTTCGGGCGAGGTCGCCGTCGAGCGGGATGGCTTCGTCCAGAGCGTCGAGGAGCTGCTGCACCGCATGGGCCGCGTCGACCCGATGGACATCCTGCTCGCGCCGGAATGGGTTCCGCGCCCGACGCGCATCGGTGGCAAGAAGGTGATGAACCGTTTCCGCTCGATCGTCTCCGAGACCATGGCGCTGCGTCGTCGCAAGATGGTGGAGAATCCCGAACGGACGCCGCAGGATTTTCTGACTCTGCTTCTGCAGATCGAGGGCAGCCAGGGGCTTTCGACGGCCGAGATCGAGGACAATATCCTCACCTTCATCGGCGCCGGGCATGAGACGACCGCTCGGGCGCTCGCCTGGACGCTCTATTGCGTCGCCAATACGCCCGCCTATCGCGAGATCATGGAAGCCGAGATCGATGCGGCGATTGCAAGCGGTGCGGAGCCGGTCGACTGGCTCGGCCTGATGCCGCATGTGCTCGCCGCCTTCGAGGAGGCGATGCGGCTCTATCCGCCGGCGCCGTCGATCAACCGTGCCGCGATCGAGGAGGACGAGTGGACCGCTCCGTCCGGCGAGCGGGTGCGCATCCCCAAGGGGATCGCGGTGCTGATCATGCCCTGGACGCTGCATCGCCACGTGCTTTACTGGGATAAGCCCCGCGCGTTCATGCCCGAGCGCTTCCTGCCGGAAAACCGTGAGAAGCTGCACCGCTATCAATATCTGCCCTTCGGCGCCGGCCCGCGCGTCTGCATCGGCGCGACCTTCGCGCTGCAGGAAGCGGTGATCGCGCTCGCGGTGATGATGCACCGCTACCGTTTCGATCCGACCGAGGAAACCAATCCCTGGCCGGTGCAGCGGCTCACTACTCAACCGCGGGGCGGGTTGCCGATGAAGGTTTCGGTTCGCTGAAGGTCTTGCCGGGGATTGGCGACTGGACGGAGCGCACCGGCGAGTCTGCCGGCTTCGGCTGCTGCAGCATCTTCGACGGCTTCTTGATCGTCTTGATCTGGGCGCAAGTGGCGTCGCCGACATTGTCGCAGGGCTTGTAGACGACGATCTCGCTTCCGGCGCCATCGTCCCACACCGCCTGGATCGTCAGTGTCTTCGCGGTGTCGGCCGGCAGCGAGATGTAGACATACTCGGCTGTCTCGTCGGCCGGCAGGTTGAAGGGGATCTGCGGATTGCACTTCGCCAGCGGAAAGCGCTGGTCGAGCGCGTCCGAATTGATCGAGTAGCGGATTTCCGATAGCCGGCAATGCATCGTCTGCAATGCGGTGAAGTACACCAGCTGCCGGTCGTCATAGTCGCGAAACTGCACCCAGCCGGTCTGCTTGTTGGCGTCCAGCATCGCCTTGTAGATCGCGACATCGGGCAGTTGCGGCTTATACTCGTCTTCGGCATCCTGCGCTTGAGCGGCCCCCGTCGGTAACCAGAGGACGGCGGCTGACAGGAGCCAGGCGAGTATAGACGGACGGCGGCCTTCGAGCATGCGCAGGTGTCCCGATCTTTTGATCCGTGTCGCCCAGTTGATCATCGATGTCTGCGGCACGATGGTTTTCTATTGAAATATGTCATATCACCGCATCGATCCCCATTGAACCCGGGGCCTTGCGCCCCGCGCGAATTCCGGACTGCGCGAATTGACCTCTCATTTTCTTCTCGGCATCGACACCGGCGGCACCTACACCGACGCTGCTCTCTTCTCGGAAACGCAAGGGGTCGTCGCCAAGGCCAAGGCCCTGACGACCCGCCATGACCTCGCAGTCGGTATCTCCGGCGCGGTCGAAGCGGTACTTGAACAGGCGAAAGTGCCGGTTTCCGCGATCAGCATGGTCTCGCTGTCGACGACGCTGGCCACCAACGCCCTCGTCGAAGGGCAGGGCGGTCGCGCCGGCCTCGTCATGATCGGCTTCGGCCCAGAGGATCTGAAGCGCGATGGTCTCCTGGAAGCGCTCGGCTCCGATCCTGTGATCTTCCTGCCGGGTGGCCATAATGTGCATGGCGGCGAGACCCCGCTCGACATGAGCGAACTCGACGCTGCCCTGCCGGTACTTGCCGGCCAGGTCTCCTCCTTCGCCATTGCCGGCTACTTCGCCGTTCGCAATCCGGATCATGAAAGGCGGGTGCGGGATCGCATTCGCGAAGTCTCGCACCTGCCGGTCACCTGCAGCCACGAGCTGTCCTCTAAACTCGGAGGCCCGCGCCGCGCGCTGACGACGCTGCTCAATGCGCGCCTCGTCTCGATGATCGACCGGCTGATCGGCTCCTGCGAAGGCTTCCTGAAGGCGCGCGGGATCGATGTGCCGATGATGGTGGTGCGCGGTGACGGCGCCCTGATCTCGGCGGAAGAAGCGCGGCTGCGGCCGATCGAAACGATCCTCTCCGGTCCGGCGGCAAGCCTCGTCGGCGCAAGGCATCTGACCGGTCTCGACAATGCGGTGGTCTCCGATATTGGCGGCACCACCACCGATGTCGCAGTTCTCGACGGCGGTCGGCCGCGACTCGATGCCGAAGGCGCCGTCGTCGGTGGTTTTCGCACCATGGTCGAGGCGGTTGCGATGCGGACCTATGGCCTCGGCGGCGATTCGGAAGTGCGCATCAACGACCGCGGCCTGAAGGCGAAGATCGATCTCGGACCACGCCGGCTGATGCCGCTCAGCCTTGCCGCCGCTCTTCATGGCGACGCCGTTATCTCTGTGCTCGAAAAACAGATGCGCGCCCAGCATACCGGGCGCCACAATGGCCGCTTTGCGGTCCGCACGGGGCTGCCGGATTACCTCGCAAGCGGCCTGCAACCGCAGGAGCAGGCGCTCTATGAGCGTATCGGTGCGGTTCCGGTTGCGCTGGAGACGCTGCTGGTCTCGACCCCGCAGAAGGCGACGCTCGACCGGCTGGTGGGGCGCGGGCTCGTCCATATCTGCGGTCTGACGCCGTCGGACGCCATGCATGTCCTCGGCCGGCAATCGCAATGGAACCTTGAGGCGGCCGAGCTTGGCATTCAGCTTGCGGCTCGCACCCGCGACGGCTCCGGCCAGCCGATCGCGTCGTCTCCGGAAGCGATGGCCCAGATGATCGTCGATCGGCTGACGCGGCAATCCTCCGAAGTCATTCTGCAGGCCTGCCTTGGCGAGGATGGCGCCGGCGCTATCGATCCCGCGGTTTCGCAGGCCGTCGATCGTGCGCTGACCCGGACGCCCGGCATCGTCCGTTTCTCGCTCGGCCTCGACCGCCCCCTGGTCGGCCTCGGTGCTTCGGCGCCGGTCTATTACCCGGCTATTGCTGAAATGCTCGGAACCGAAGCCGCCATTCCCGAAGAGGCCGGCGTCGCCAATGCGGTTGGCGCCGTGGTCGGCCAGGTGAGCGCCACGGTGACGGTTTTCGTCACGATGCCGGAGGAGGGCATTTTTGTCGTCAACGGTGCCGGAGCCAGCGAGCGCTTTCTCGATCAGGAAAAGGCTTTCGACGCTGCACGTCGGCGGGCGGAGGCGGTGGCGCTGGAGACTGCGCGCACCAACGGCGCCGACGATCCCGCGTCGCTGTTGCGTGAGGAGATCGATGCGCCGGAAGTCGAGGGCAGCCGCAAGCTGATCGAGGCACGATTCATCGCGTCCGCGAGCGGTCGTCCACGCATCGCGCACAGCTGATCTTTTCCATTTTGGAAACAATTCTTCGCATCCTTGCAGAATTGACAGGGAATGAATTGGTGAGAAACTGCGGCCGTTTCACGCGCGTATTGCGCATGGGCTGGTCCGTGACCCGCTTCAGGCGCAAGATCAACATGTTGGGGCGCTTTCATCGCATCCGGTCGGATCGGTGGCGCTCCTTACGTCTATTTCAAGGAGTTGGCAGATGGACCGCATTGAGAAGTATGGATTGAAGATTGATGCGGACCTCCATCGCTTCCTGGTGGAAGAAGCGATGCCGGGCACCGGCGTCGAGGCCGAACATTTCTTTGAGCAGCTTTCCGCCCTCGTGCACGACCTGGCCCCGAAGAATCGGGCACTGCTCGCCAAGCGCGACGACCTGCAGGCCAAGCTCGATGCCTGGTACAAGCAGAACGGCGCACCCAGCGATATCGAGACCTATCAGGCTTTCCTGCGGGATATCGGCTATCTCCTGCCCGAGGGTGGCGAGTTCAGCGTTTCGACCGCCAATGTCGACCCGGAGATCGCCACCATCGCCGGTCCGCAGCTCGTCGTTCCCGTCATGAACGCCCGCTATGCGCTCAATGCCGCCAATGCACGCTGGGGTTCGCTCTATGATGCGCTCTATGGCACGGACGCAATCTCGGATGCCGATGGCGCAGAAAAGGGCCGCGACTACAATCCGAAGCGCGGCGCCAAGGTCATCGCCTGGGCCCGCGACTTCCTCGACGCCAGCGCGCCGCTGGCGAAGGGAGGCTGGGCGGATGTCATCTCGCTCAAGGTCGCGGGCGGTGCGCTGGAGATCGGCCTCAAGGACGGTTCTAGGACGACGCTGCGCAATGCGGCTCAGTTTGTAGGTCATTCCGGCTCGGAAGGCGCGCGCTCGGAAATCGTTCTCCGGCACAACAACCTGCATGCGATCGTCGTTCTCGACGCCTCCACGCCGATCGGCAAGGAAGATCCGGCCGGTATCTCCGACGTCATCCTCGAATCGGCGATCACCACGATCATGGACTGCGAAGATTCGGTCGCCGCCGTCGACGCCGAAGACAAGGTCGTCGTCTACCGCAACTGGCTCGGCCTGATGAAGGGCGACCTTACGGAAGAAGTCGCCAAGGGCGGCAAGACTTTCACGCGTCGTCTCAATGCCGACCGTACCTACCAAGCCGCCGCCGGCGGTACGCTGTCCCTCCCTGGCCGTTCGCTGATGCTGGTCCGCAATGTCGGCCATCTCATGACGAATCCGGCTATCCTTGACCGCGACGGTAAGGAAGTGGCTGAGGGCGTCATGGACGCTATGGTCACGGCACTGATCGCGCTGCACGACATCGGCAATGGCGGTCGCCGCATGAACTCCCGCGCGGGGTCCATGTATGTCGTCAAGCCGAAGATGCATGGGCCTGAAGAAGTCGCCTTTGCTAGCGAGATCTTCGCGCGTGTCGAAAAGGCGCTCGGCATGCCCGCCAACACCATGAAGATGGGCATCATGGACGAGGAGCGCCGCACGACGGTCAACCTCAAGGAGTGCATTCGCGCCGCCCGCGAGCGCGTCGTCTTCATCAACACCGGCTTCCTCGACCGCACCGGCGACGAGATGCACACCTCGATGGAAGCCGGCCCGATGATCCGCAAGGGCGACATGAAGCAGGCCGCCTGGATCGGCGCCTACGAGAATTGGAACGTCGATATCGGGCTTGAATGCGGCTTGTCCGGCCATGCGCAGATCGGCAAGGGCATGTGGGCCATGCCCGATCTGATGGCAGCGATGCTCGAACAGAAGATCGCGCATCCGAAGGCCGGTGCCAACACCGCCTGGGTTCCGTCGCCGACGGCTGCGACGCTGCATGCGACGCACTACCATCGCGTCAACGTTGCCGACGTCCAGGCAAGCCTGAAGAGCCGCACCCGCGCCAAGCTCTCCGACATCCTGTCGGTGCCGGTCGCCGTCCGTCCGAACTGGACGCCGGAGGAAATCCAGCGCGAACTCGACAACAACGCGCAAGGCATCCTCGGCTACGTCGTGCGCTGGGTCGACCAGGGCGTGGGCTGCTCGAAGGTTCCGGACATCAACAATGTCGGCCTGATGGAAGACCGCGCGACGCTGCGCATCTCCGCCCAGCACATGGCCAACTGGCTGCACCACGGCGTCGTCACCGAAGTGCAGGTCGTCGAGACGATGAAGCGCATGGCCGCCGTCGTCGACGGTCAGAACGCCGAGGACCCGCTCTATGTCGCGATGGCGGGCAACTTCGACGGATCGATCGCTTTCCAGGCGGCTATCGAGCTGGTTCTGAAGGGCCGCGAGCAGCCGAACGGCTACACCGAGCCGGTCCTGCATCGCCGCCGTCTGGAATTGAAGGCGCGCAACGCCGCCTGATTCGTCCTGATTTGAATGTATCGACAAGGCCGCGTGTTCAATGGAACCAGCGGCCTTGTCATTTACCGGCTCGGCCTTGACCTAGAACTCGGCCCATCCGTCGGTGGCAAGCGCAGTATTGCCTTGGGCGGCGAGCGGAGTCGATCGCTTGGCGACCCGAATGGTGCGGTCGCCGTGATGGTAGCTGACTGCTGCCGCCGCCGGCTGATGCCGATATTCCGCTCCTGACTTCGCATTCGCCTCCCCGCCGAGGATGAAGCGCCCGATCAGGTTGCGCAGATTGGTACCCTCCTGCGCCAGGGTGGCGGAGGCGGCATTGGCTTCCTCGACCATCGCCGCGTTCCTCTGCGTCACTTGATCCATCTGGTTGACGGCGGTGTTGACCTCGCTCAGTCCCACGGACTGTTCCCGGGCGGACGTCGCGATCGCGGCCATATGTTCGTTGATGGTGATCACATGCGTCTCGATCGTCTGGAGCGCCTCACCGGTGTCGCGCACCAGGCGCACCCCGTTTTCGACCTCCTGGCTCGATGTGCGGATAAGTTCCTTGATTTCTTTCGCGGCCTTGGCCGAGCGCTGTGCAAGTTCACGCACTTCCTGGGCGACGACGGCAAAACCTTTGCCCGCCTCACCGGCGCGTGCTGCTTCTACGCCGGCGTTCAATGCCAGGAGATTCGTCTGGAAGGCGATCTCGTCGATGACGCCGATGATGCTGGAAATCTGGTTGGAGGATTCCTCGATCCGCCGCATCGCCTCGACGGCATTGGCGACGACGGCGGCCGATTGGGCGGCGCTCGTCTTTGCCTCGCCGGCAACGTCGCGCGCCTCCTCCGTCCGTCTCGACGAGTTGCTGACATTGGCGGTGATCTGATCAAGCGCGGCTGCCGTCTCCTCGAGCGAGGCGGCTTGCTGTTCGGTCCGCTTGGAAAGATCGTCGGCGCTCTGGCTGATCTCGCGCGTGCCCATGCCGATGTTGCCGGCGCTGTCGGCGACGGCCAGAAGAGCGTCGTTCAACTGTCCCGCCGCCTTGTTGAGGTCATGTCGCAACTGTTCGAACTCGGCGGCGAAGGGTTCCTGCAGTCGGACGGCGAGGTCGCCATTGGCGAGCCGCTGCAGCCCGCTCGCGAGACCGGCCGTCGCCTGGCTCAGTCGCTCCTGAGCGTCCTGTTCCGCTTGTCTCTGTACGCGGACACGCTCGGCTTCATTGGTTCGGCGGGTCTCCTCCGCTTCGGCTTGCAGCCGCAGGTTCGATCGTGCCGCCTCGCGGAATGACTGAATGGCGCGGGCCATTTCAGCGATCTCGTCCTTGCCGCCGACCGGCTCGCCGGCATCTTCGACGTGACCGTCGATCAGCCGGCGCATGGCGGCGATCTGGCGGCCGAGTGGCCCGACGACGCCGCGCAGCACCACCAGGAAAGTGCCGGCGGTCAGCGCCATGACGAGAACGATGATCGCGATGTTGAACGTCTGCACCGTTTCGAACTCGCGATGCTTCGCTTCGAAGGCACCGCCGGAAAGCTCGACCTGCAGGTCCGAGATGTGGGAGATCGTCGCCGTCAATGGGTCGATCGTCGCGTAGAGCTTGTCGCGCACGAAAGCGTCGAGCGCCTTCTGATCTCTGTCGGCGAGAATTTGCGTCAGTGTGGCGATCGAATCCATCGCCACGACCATCTGACCGCGCGCGTCGTCGACGAGTTTTCGCTCTCCGTCGGTCATCGACGTCGCGGCATAGGCATCCCAGTTGTTCTTGATCGCTTCCCGCGCGGCGTTGACCGAGGCAAGCCCGCTTTCCATCGTTTCGTTGCCGTTGCGCACCTTATGGGCGGCATCGACGATCGATACGGCAAACGCATCGGATGTCGCCTTTAGATTCTTGAGTGGCACGATGCGATCGGCATAGACCGCATCCATCATGTGGCTGGTTTCCGAGAGCGTGCTCTGGGTATGAATGGCGATGCCGATGGCGATGGTTGATAGCAGCGCAATCGCGCCGATGAGCTTTGTCTTGATCAGCATGCCAGTTCCTCCGAGCGGATTTTCTGGCCACACTGTTTCTTTTATTTAGATAACGCTTACTTAATAAGCGGCTGAATTTAAGTCGAAATTGGGCCTATCTGCACCAAGGCGACCAGTTCTCGCGACCCTGATTTGAGTCCATTTTCGCACGGCAACTGTGCGTCGCTGACGCGATGCGTTGCGGCTCGCACCAAAGAAAAATGACGGTTGAGCGTCGATGCAAAAAAGCCGCCGACCAAGGTCGACGGCTTCCTCGAGACCGAAGTGATTCGGTTATTGCTGGACGACGACGCGGGCGCTCTTGCCCGGGCGAACGCGCGAATAAAGGTCGATGATGTCCTGGTTGATCAGGCGGATGCAGCCCGACGATGCGGCCGTACCGATCGAAGACCATTCCGGCGTGCCGTGCAGGCGGAACAGCGTGTCCTTGCCCTGGTCGTTGAAGAGGTAGAGCGCGCGGGCGCCGAGCGGGTTCTTGAGGCCGGGGCCCATGCCTTCCTCGACATACTTGGCCACTTCCGGCTTGCGCTCGGCCATTTCCTTCGGGGGATGCCACATCGGCCATTCCTGCTTCCAGGCGATGTAGGCTTCGCCTTCCCATGCAAAGCCGGCCTTGCCGACGCCGATGCCATAGCGAACGGCTTTGCCGCCGGGCAGCACGTAGTAGAGGAAGCGATTCGGCGTGTTGACGACGATCGTGCCCGGGCGCTCGCTGGTGGTGTAGTCGACGATCTGGCGATGGAAACGGGTGTCGACCTTGTTGATCGGGATCGCGGGCAGCGCGTAACCGTGGTCCTCAACTGCGCCATAATCGCCGTTGAAGATCTGATTCGTAGCAACTGTTACCGCTACCGGAGCGGGATCGTTGGCAGCCGTCTCGGGCTTGGACGAGGTCGTCGAGCAGCCGGCAACGGCGAGTGTCGCCGCGAGGCTGCACAAGAGGAAGGCATTGCGGAAGCGCATGGGAGTCTCTTAAAAAGAAGCAAAGAAAAACTGGGTCGCCGCGACCAACAGTGCGTACGGTTATTTTCGATTAGTTTGTGCTATGCAAGAGATTGCGCGGCCACAATTTGGCTGGAAAGTGCAAATTCCATGACCCTTGTTTTTTTGCAACAAAATGACCGTCCCAAAGGGACACCCGGCGCATGACCATCCTCTCCATCCATGGCGACAATCCGTTGATCGACGGTCGGCAGTCGAATCGCGCAATGATGGTGCGTCGCGGCGTGCAGCGGCTTTTTGCCGAACTTCGCCATTCCGTCCTGCCCGAATTGACGCTGGCCAGCGGCAGACGCGCCGACCTGATCTCGCTCTCGGCCAAGGGTGAGATTTGGATCGTCGAGATCAAGACCTCGATCGAGGACTTTCGCGTCGACCGCAAATGGCCGGACTACCGGCAGCATTGCGAC encodes:
- the hslV gene encoding ATP-dependent protease subunit HslV; amino-acid sequence: MSEHNPYGTMHATTIITVRKDGKVVMAGDGQVSLGQTVMKSNARKVRRLAKGDVIAGFAGATADAFTLLERLEAKLEQYPDQLMRAAVELAKDWRTNKYLRNLEAMMLVADKSITLAITGNGDVLEPEHGTIAIGSGGNYAFAAARALMDSDKSAEDIARRALQIAGDICVYTNHNIVVETLDAE
- a CDS encoding GNAT family N-acetyltransferase yields the protein MPNEPAHVSFVPVANSHLPLLHAWLSEPHVRQWWGDPDKEVELIREGCATGEVEGFIFHVAGEPAGYIQSWVPAQYPDDEPWAKDMPDDVPGIDIFIGPAELTGRGVASLAVRAFAERLFAAGAPRVVIDPDAGNRRAVSAYAKAGFVPYAEWIDASGRTLLMELTRTEFERTT
- the hslU gene encoding ATP-dependent protease ATPase subunit HslU, translating into MSTFSPREIVSELDRFIIGQNDAKRAVAIALRNRWRRQQLGDELRDEVMPKNILMIGPTGVGKTEISRRLAKLAGAPFVKVEATKFTEVGYVGRDVEQIIRDLVEVGIGLVREKRRAEVKAKAHQNAEERVLDALVGATASPATRDSFRKKLRANELDDKEIEIDIAESGAPGGFEIPGMPGANIGVLNLSEMFGKAMGGRTKKVKTTVKASYGMLIDDESDKLLDNEQIQREAMKAVEDDGIVFLDEIDKIASREGGMGAGVSREGVQRDLLPLVEGTTVATKYGPVKTDHILFIASGAFHVAKPSDLLPELQGRLPIRVELRALTKEDFRRILTETEASLIRQYKALLDTEEVKLDFTDDAIDALADVAVQLNATVENIGARRLQTVMERVLDEISFNAPDRAGHEVTIDAEYVRKHVGDLAANTDLSRYIL
- a CDS encoding DUF1402 family protein — its product is MRFTACMLAIATFCLTASQSIAATAVPPGNRNVEQPGIPGASVRRTKAGRTSFDAKFEKVRDLLATDKQLMSKIKSVSRAYGIAPIHMVGAIVGEHTYNVDAYDRLQSYYVKAAAYAGNSFQFGYDGETVTEFVARPQFAECGAKKGAYALWSCRERVWNNEFRGKSVGGKSFPNNRFSAVFFQPFFAGQTFGLGQINPLTALMLTDIVAKTSGYEQLDEKNAAGVYEAIMDPDVSLAYMAASIRHSIDVYKSIAGVDISNNPGVTATLYNVGNPDGRAAALAAKIQSGQAQWPEENYYGWLVNDKLSELESLL
- a CDS encoding cytochrome P450, whose translation is MDMRPEPFEPPAPVPRVGIPSYLKIIRTVLRNPLELWGEPSYTLPWIETKFVTQRTLIVNDPGLIRHILVDNVSNYEMSKVRRLILRPILRDGLLTAEGEVWKRSRKAMAPVFTPRHAKGFAGQMLRSAEAFVERYAGARKAPFTTNVANDMTELTFDILAETLFSGEVAVERDGFVQSVEELLHRMGRVDPMDILLAPEWVPRPTRIGGKKVMNRFRSIVSETMALRRRKMVENPERTPQDFLTLLLQIEGSQGLSTAEIEDNILTFIGAGHETTARALAWTLYCVANTPAYREIMEAEIDAAIASGAEPVDWLGLMPHVLAAFEEAMRLYPPAPSINRAAIEEDEWTAPSGERVRIPKGIAVLIMPWTLHRHVLYWDKPRAFMPERFLPENREKLHRYQYLPFGAGPRVCIGATFALQEAVIALAVMMHRYRFDPTEETNPWPVQRLTTQPRGGLPMKVSVR
- a CDS encoding hydantoinase/oxoprolinase N-terminal domain-containing protein, giving the protein MTSHFLLGIDTGGTYTDAALFSETQGVVAKAKALTTRHDLAVGISGAVEAVLEQAKVPVSAISMVSLSTTLATNALVEGQGGRAGLVMIGFGPEDLKRDGLLEALGSDPVIFLPGGHNVHGGETPLDMSELDAALPVLAGQVSSFAIAGYFAVRNPDHERRVRDRIREVSHLPVTCSHELSSKLGGPRRALTTLLNARLVSMIDRLIGSCEGFLKARGIDVPMMVVRGDGALISAEEARLRPIETILSGPAASLVGARHLTGLDNAVVSDIGGTTTDVAVLDGGRPRLDAEGAVVGGFRTMVEAVAMRTYGLGGDSEVRINDRGLKAKIDLGPRRLMPLSLAAALHGDAVISVLEKQMRAQHTGRHNGRFAVRTGLPDYLASGLQPQEQALYERIGAVPVALETLLVSTPQKATLDRLVGRGLVHICGLTPSDAMHVLGRQSQWNLEAAELGIQLAARTRDGSGQPIASSPEAMAQMIVDRLTRQSSEVILQACLGEDGAGAIDPAVSQAVDRALTRTPGIVRFSLGLDRPLVGLGASAPVYYPAIAEMLGTEAAIPEEAGVANAVGAVVGQVSATVTVFVTMPEEGIFVVNGAGASERFLDQEKAFDAARRRAEAVALETARTNGADDPASLLREEIDAPEVEGSRKLIEARFIASASGRPRIAHS